Proteins encoded within one genomic window of Stigmatella aurantiaca:
- a CDS encoding cell envelope biogenesis protein TolA, with the protein MLVALILVSIGFAITLGMLLFGSNRAAVLPPPAAANAKRAELSEDSSKARARANAEVERKQKELDEQRAQLQDLKEQLKQAKRKLFEQKESEKGDRDLAKARVEVERQATAQLEVVRGELSQALSEIERLRGEQGANRPRRAPAPAPVAAPVTAPAPVAPGAAEPAAAGQISAPAAEGERVVAAAVQVTPAAEPAAEKAPRRYRELNDVDREKMERLEHTANKERSRAAELERELRRIKGRADTQQRLYTASKSELDLAKDKFKALEKRLNRTLLERDLLRRAIKDLEKKTGILAERTELTPEEVAASDQKIESEARERAAADAQRAAAQAQAESEAAKASEAAAPAADAPAAPGETDKAPVPNA; encoded by the coding sequence GTGCTGGTCGCACTTATCCTCGTATCCATCGGCTTTGCCATCACGCTTGGCATGCTGCTGTTCGGCTCGAACCGGGCCGCTGTCCTACCGCCCCCCGCCGCCGCCAACGCCAAGAGGGCGGAGCTGTCGGAGGACTCGTCCAAGGCCCGTGCTCGCGCCAACGCGGAGGTGGAGCGCAAGCAGAAGGAGCTCGATGAGCAGCGCGCTCAGCTTCAGGACCTGAAGGAACAGCTCAAGCAGGCCAAGCGCAAGCTGTTCGAGCAGAAGGAGTCCGAGAAGGGCGACCGCGATCTGGCCAAGGCCCGCGTCGAGGTGGAGCGTCAGGCGACCGCGCAGCTCGAGGTGGTGCGAGGCGAACTGTCCCAGGCGCTCTCGGAGATTGAGCGGCTGCGCGGTGAGCAGGGCGCGAACCGCCCCCGCCGTGCGCCCGCCCCTGCCCCCGTGGCCGCCCCGGTGACCGCCCCGGCCCCCGTGGCCCCGGGGGCCGCGGAGCCCGCCGCGGCCGGACAGATCTCCGCCCCCGCCGCCGAGGGTGAGCGCGTGGTGGCCGCCGCCGTCCAGGTGACGCCCGCCGCCGAGCCCGCCGCGGAGAAGGCGCCGCGCCGCTACCGCGAGCTCAACGACGTGGACCGGGAGAAGATGGAGCGGCTGGAGCACACCGCCAACAAGGAGCGCAGCCGCGCGGCGGAGCTGGAGCGCGAGCTGCGCCGGATCAAGGGCCGTGCCGACACCCAGCAGCGCCTCTACACCGCCAGCAAGAGCGAGCTGGACCTGGCCAAGGACAAGTTCAAGGCGCTGGAGAAGCGCCTGAACCGCACGCTGCTCGAGCGGGACTTGCTGCGCCGGGCCATCAAGGACCTGGAGAAGAAGACCGGCATTCTGGCCGAGCGGACCGAGCTGACGCCGGAGGAGGTCGCCGCCAGCGATCAGAAGATCGAATCGGAAGCCCGCGAGCGGGCCGCCGCCGACGCCCAGCGCGCCGCGGCGCAGGCCCAGGCGGA